The nucleotide window ggactaaaaatatcttaaaatgtAAACGACaaagacttaaaaaaattaatttcaaactataaaaactaaaagacacAGAGACTATAGAaattaaatgagtaatttaactttaaataattattaatatataaagactTGTAAACACTATAATTCAACAACCTCGATCAACTTATATTGTTGACTTTCACAAACTGGTACTGGTCATGCAGacttgttttgaataaaaaaataattaaaaagagatGCATGTAAAGGCATCAAATATAGAATATTTGGACTgcatattaaaaatacaaaaaataatttgtcatGGCATCAAAAGATTCTAAAATAAAACCTATTAGGTACGCATAGTAACGGAGAATTTAGTTAGTTTGCATGAgaatttaaattcaaactttattattgtcattgtacacgaacaaaaaataatgagaaaatgaaaatttcataTTGTTGTGTATAAAAAATCATGTTGTACTGATACAAGTGTAATTTAGGAAGCGTAATGCCTGGaccaaatttatgatttattcagaaaatggTAGCTTGATAATCTTTCCATAGTGCTTTATCATCCCACGAGTAATAAGTAGACATACTTCTGACATCCATCTCAGATGCAATTTCCAATACCATTTTTTCAAGAACATCTTTCTCCACCTCTATTGCAATATCTTCTGTAACAACTTGGATATTTAGCCACGAACCACGTCTTGCCAAGTCCTTTTCAGCAAGTTGTTCTAACGTTAAAGGTGATGGACGAGGGTGAAAGTGCAACTTAACTAGTTCTGTAATCTCTTTAACCAGAAGTTTCTTCACAACATATGCTTGGACATTTGGATTTTTTGTTGAAACATGAGGTGGGAATCCACAGTTCTGATatacctgcatgaaaatttcgATGACACAGTCATGCAAGATTCTACCACCAGAAAGTTGGCTAGTTAGTTCCTTCAGTTCAACAAAGGTGGATGGATCCAACAATTGGTCACATGATCTCTTCAGAGTAAGTTCATCCCATTTTAAGCTGAGAGCATGCAGAATTTCTCTTACATTGTGTAAGATGTCCTTGGAGAAGGTTAAATTGTTCATTGGATCCAAAGAGAGTCTTATAAGGTCTTCAAAATGGCTCTCTTCAAATTTGTCTTGCATTACTTGTATCGGTGACTCATCTGTGGAAGTCCGAAACTGTCATCCTTAGTAAATTGCTCAACAATAGAGTGAACATGAAAAAAAACTCGAATATGTCCAGGTTTAAAACCATACCTTGTTGAAAGGTGGTGATTTGTGGGTTGGTAACATCATCCTTAGTAAATTGCTGAACAACAGATTCAGCACTGGTGTGTTCAACTTTGTTTCCCATGTTTACATAATCATCTGTTCTCTGACGGGATGAAATAACATCTTGTGAAAAAGGAAAAGTCTGGATCTCTGGATGCAAATCCTAATCAACACCAAATTCCATTATTCACATCAAggataaaaaagataacaaataattttgatgaatttcACTAACGAGAAGTGTGAAAGCACTGTTAATTGGAAAACAATAGTTGAGATGGTGATAAAATACATATACATTTATACTATAATAAACTACAAAGTTGTAGAAAACTACTACATTGATTTTAAAAGGTAGCCAAATCCATAtttgataaaagtaaaagatagaTCTCTATGTCACTTCAGAGTTCAGAGTAAATGCCAAAAACTATTTACCAGAAACGATCTACTTCCTCCGGTTATATCATTCATGTCTATGTTCCTAGTAGGGCTGTCCCTGTATCTGCCATCTGGTTCTGAAAACATATCCATATATTCTctcatgtatatatattataacaatATTTTACAAGTTTCTTAGACCATGCTAAAGAATTGATGGATTACATAGATGATAAATGAGACATATTTATTATACAGAGCATACCTCTAGGAATATCATAATGTGCAAATAGACTGTCGCCAGGAACGCTATTTCTGATTCTAATATCTTCACCAAAAAGTTGCAACTTATCAGTATGCATGTTAACAATGGCCAATGGTGAATCCTTGATTTTCGGTTCCAAAAAGTTATAGGAGCCATTTTCCCCTTCTTTTGGAAGCCCCAACCTGGTTCTGTGGACCATTTGATAGTTGCTGTAATGTCTCATCCTTTCAGTAATGGAACTGTGCTTGCAGTACCTATGCATGCTTGGCAAGTACAAAGAGTCAGGACGAGGAATTGATCTCCCTAGAGAGTTTGTGCACTGTTCACATTCCTCACTTCCACAGTTTAACATCTGAGATGGGCCTTTCCTACCTTCAACATGTATATTTTCCTCAGAATGGCCAACTGAAGTATTGTATGAGTTCTTACTACGACTTTCACCAAATGAAGCAGTTTCCAGCCCCATACATAACTCAGAATCCTCCAACTTGATAATATTGTCCCTCTTCTTCAGATCAAGATATGAATTCAACCTTTTTCCAGCATTAGGATGGGCATTAATTGGTGAATTTCTCTCAGCAATTTCCAATTGTTTTACTTTTTGACCATCTTCCAA belongs to Glycine soja cultivar W05 chromosome 5, ASM419377v2, whole genome shotgun sequence and includes:
- the LOC114413384 gene encoding uncharacterized protein LOC114413384 isoform X2 — its product is MARRSPPRVSQTYETGCTWRMLRIFNFREGNGNSRSRSDVLSTFDEKYLQIGVSSRRRRDYSCKSISGIENEQVADWREEVTKMIVDPRFVNKNYQGKDGADCEPNQFLDALQILFSNKELFIKLLQDPNSLLVKQIHDLQSTQVKEPYQQARQKMMTKLKKPQDGNATQCVKPFKPFDRSDLRLSVKPQSSNRIVVLKPGTVNVETSFASPPHSPDSFRSHAQNIMPSYFPFSCIKRKLKHVMRVRRQEQQWRTDDEMSSKFSCSSQGLEDGQKVKQLEIAERNSPINAHPNAGKRLNSYLDLKKRDNIIKLEDSELCMGLETASFGESRSKNSYNTSVGHSEENIHVEGRKGPSQMLNCGSEECEQCTNSLGRSIPRPDSLYLPSMHRYCKHSSITERMRHYSNYQMVHRTRLGLPKEGENGSYNFLEPKIKDSPLAIVNMHTDKLQLFGEDIRIRNSVPGDSLFAHYDIPREPDGRYRDSPTRNIDMNDITGGSRSFLDLHPEIQTFPFSQDVISSRQRTDDYVNMGNKVEHTSAESVVQQFTKDDVTNPQITTFQQDESPIQVMQDKFEESHFEDLIRLSLDPMNNLTFSKDILHNVREILHALSLKWDELTLKRSCDQLLDPSTFVELKELTSQLSGGRILHDCVIEIFMQVYQNCGFPPHVSTKNPNVQAYVVKKLLVKEITELVKLHFHPRPSPLTLEQLAEKDLARRGSWLNIQVVTEDIAIEVEKDVLEKMVLEIASEMDVRSMSTYYSWDDKALWKDYQATIF
- the LOC114413384 gene encoding uncharacterized protein LOC114413384 isoform X1, translated to MARRSPPRVSQTYETGCTWRMLRIFNFREGNSDRRLVSNRRLNAHANGNGNSRSRSDVLSTFDEKYLQIGVSSRRRRDYSCKSISGIENEQVADWREEVTKMIVDPRFVNKNYQGKDGADCEPNQFLDALQILFSNKELFIKLLQDPNSLLVKQIHDLQSTQVKEPYQQARQKMMTKLKKPQDGNATQCVKPFKPFDRSDLRLSVKPQSSNRIVVLKPGTVNVETSFASPPHSPDSFRSHAQNIMPSYFPFSCIKRKLKHVMRVRRQEQQWRTDDEMSSKFSCSSQGLEDGQKVKQLEIAERNSPINAHPNAGKRLNSYLDLKKRDNIIKLEDSELCMGLETASFGESRSKNSYNTSVGHSEENIHVEGRKGPSQMLNCGSEECEQCTNSLGRSIPRPDSLYLPSMHRYCKHSSITERMRHYSNYQMVHRTRLGLPKEGENGSYNFLEPKIKDSPLAIVNMHTDKLQLFGEDIRIRNSVPGDSLFAHYDIPREPDGRYRDSPTRNIDMNDITGGSRSFLDLHPEIQTFPFSQDVISSRQRTDDYVNMGNKVEHTSAESVVQQFTKDDVTNPQITTFQQDESPIQVMQDKFEESHFEDLIRLSLDPMNNLTFSKDILHNVREILHALSLKWDELTLKRSCDQLLDPSTFVELKELTSQLSGGRILHDCVIEIFMQVYQNCGFPPHVSTKNPNVQAYVVKKLLVKEITELVKLHFHPRPSPLTLEQLAEKDLARRGSWLNIQVVTEDIAIEVEKDVLEKMVLEIASEMDVRSMSTYYSWDDKALWKDYQATIF